The Chitinophagaceae bacterium DNA segment TATAAACAGCTCTAATAATCTCATTTCTTCTTCTTACAGATGATTTTTCATACGCTACTCTTTTTCTTAGTTGTCTTAATATTCCTACTTTTTCAAACTTCTTCTTAAATTTTTTAAGAGCTTTATCTATTGGTTCCCCTGCTTTAACTTCTATTATTAGCATTTTTAGTATTTAAATAATAATTATGAATAAAAATAATTTTTTAACGCAAGATAGTTATTTTTTATTCATTCTAAAAATTACCTTATAAAATGCAATAAAAAGAGAATAAAAAAAATATTTTTAATGGTTATTTGTATTTTCTATAAATTTTTTTACAAGAATATTGTTTTGTATATGATACATTTGGGTGAGTATTTGTTGTTTTCTTTTTACCATAAAAGGATATTGGAGAAGTTTGTAGTATTTTTTAGGATTAGGTAGGCATGCAATAATAGTAGCCGCTTCTTCTTTTGTTAGATTTTTAGCACTTTTATGAAAATAAAAAATAGATGCTGCCTCTATTCCAAAAATGCCTTTTCCCATTTCAGAAACATTTAAATACACTTCTAATATTCGTTTCTTTCCCCAAAAAATTTCAATCATAGCAGTAAAATAGGTTTCTAATCCTTTTCTTATCCAACTACGTCCTTTCCAAAGAAATACATTTTTGGCTACTTGTTGTGATATAGTAGAAGCACCACGAATTTTATGAGGTTTTTTCTGGTTATGTTCTATAGCATCTAGTATCTTATTCCAATCAAATCCATAATGTTCTAAAAAGAGTTGATCCTCAGAAGCTATAACACCCAATTTTGCATTTTGAGATATATTATTCCAAGGAACATACTTTTTTTTAAATCCATATTCGTCCATATGACTTCCTAATTGAATGAGAGTAATAGGAGGAAAAAACCATTTGAGGATTATGATATAGAATAGATGTGAGAAAAAAATAAATACAGATATTCGTTTTAGATACAGTATTATTTTTGGAAGGAAGATTTTTCGTTTGCTTTTTGAAAAACAATTATGAAATGAATTCATACAGAAATGTATTAATATAAGGTATAATAAAAATCCTTTTGCTATTTTTAGGTAGAAAGACCGTTGCGAAACTAAATTAATAAAAATCTACTTATTTCTATCAAAATGACTCATTATATACAATAAAAATAAATAATTATGAGAATACATACAAAACAACGAATGTTTGCAGGTCTATTGCTATTTCATCGTAAGAATAAAAAAGATGTTTTATCTCAAGTGAGATTATAGATTGGGATAAGATAGAAAATGTACTAAAAGACAGTTAGTGGTTTTTTAATAAAAATAGAGAGTGTTAAATAGAGATTAAAAAAATATTTTTATTTTTTCACAGATATAAATTTTTTTTAAAAAATCTATCTATATTTAACAATCCCCTTAATTGTATATAATTTTGATGAAAATAAAAAAATATATATTATCAGAAAAATATATACCTTTGTCTGTAGTGTCAAAAACATGGAAAGAGTACGGATATTCTTTACCATGGAGAAATAAAAATGAATTGTGAGAACCCACCTATAATCAAAATATGCCAACACTCAATTGGATAGGAAAAGAAAAAGTTATTAATCACCATCAAGATGTTCCAT contains these protein-coding regions:
- the rpsU gene encoding 30S ribosomal protein S21, which translates into the protein MLIIEVKAGEPIDKALKKFKKKFEKVGILRQLRKRVAYEKSSVRRRNEIIRAVYRQQESLKAKDTQK
- the mtgA gene encoding monofunctional biosynthetic peptidoglycan transglycosylase, yielding MNSFHNCFSKSKRKIFLPKIILYLKRISVFIFFSHLFYIIILKWFFPPITLIQLGSHMDEYGFKKKYVPWNNISQNAKLGVIASEDQLFLEHYGFDWNKILDAIEHNQKKPHKIRGASTISQQVAKNVFLWKGRSWIRKGLETYFTAMIEIFWGKKRILEVYLNVSEMGKGIFGIEAASIFYFHKSAKNLTKEEAATIIACLPNPKKYYKLLQYPFMVKRKQQILTQMYHIQNNILVKKFIENTNNH